Within the Nocardioides aurantiacus genome, the region CGCTCGGCGGCCGTGGTCGCCAGCAGCGGCAGCACGCGGGGCTCGATCAGCGTCGAGAGCACCATCACGCTGGTCGACCGGACGACCGAGCCGCTGCGGTTGAGGTCGAGCAGCACGTCCTGGAGGCCCGCGTGGCTGGCGGCCGCGACGCGGCACAGCACGTCGGAGGTGCCGGTCGTCACGAACGCCTCGACCACCCCGGGGATGGCGAGCAGCTCCTCGCGGACGGAGTCGAGCGCGCCCTGGGCGATCTCCAGGGAGACGTACGCCGCGACGCCGAACCCCGCCGCCTCCAACGACACCTGCGGGCTCCACCCCCGCACCACGCCGGCCTCGGTCAGCCGGGCCAGCCGGCTCTGCACCGTGGCCCGGGCGACCGAGAGCAGCCGGGAGAGCTCGAGGTCGCCCGCGCGGGGGTGGTCGCGCAGCGCCTCGAGCAGGGCGAGGTCGAGGGCGTCGAGCGGGTGGGCCATGCGACCAGCCTAGACGCGCCCGGCTGGTCAACCTGACCAGTTCCGAGCGGTCCGGTCCGGCCAGAACCGACAACCTGACCAGTCGCGCACGCGCAGGTTGAGCAGCGGCGCGGCGAGGGCCAGCATCGGCCCATGACCCTGGAGCAGACCCTCACCGACGCAGAGCGCCTCGCCGACCTCGACCTGGGCACCCTGCAGCAGCTCGTCGGCCTCGTCGAGCACGACGCCGCCGCCGACCCGTTCCCCGTCGTGGGCTGGGACGCCGTGGTGTGGGCGGTCGGCAACGCCACCCAGACCGCCCACTTCTTCACCTCCGCGTTCGGGATGCGCCTGGTCGCCTACTCCGGCCCCGAGACCGGCAACCGCGACCACCACTCGTTCGTGCTGGAGAGCGGCGCGGTGCGGTTCGTCGTCAACGGCGGTGTCGCGCCCGGGTCCGCGGTGATCGCCCACCACGCCCGCCACGGCGACGGCGTCACCGACATCGCCCTCGAGGTCGTCGACGTCGACCGCTGCGTCGCCCACGCCCGGGCGCAGGGCGCGGTCGTGCTGGAGGAGCCGCACGACCTGACCGACGAGCACGGCACGGTCCGCCGGGCCGCCGTCGCGACGTACGGCGAGACGCGGCACACGCTCGTCGACCGCAGCGGCTACACCGGCCCCTACCTCCCGGGGTACGTCGAGCGCACGTCCTCCTACGCCCGGCGCGACGGGGCCCCGAAGCGGCTGTTCCAGGCCCTCGACCACGTCGTGGGCAACGTCGAGCTCGGCCAGATGGACCAGTGGGTCGACTTCTACCGCCGGGTCATGGGCTTCACCAACATGGCCGAGTTCATCGGCGACGACATCGCCACCGACTACTCCGCCCTGATGAGCAAGGTCGTCGCCAACGGCAACCACCGGGTCAAGTTCCCGCTCAACGAGCCCGCGGTGGCGGCGAGGAAGAGCCAGATCGACGAGTACCTCGAGTTCTACGGCGGCCCCGGCGCCCAACACCTGGCCCTGGCCACGAACGACATCCTGCGCACCGTCGACGCGCTGCGCACCGAGGGCATCGAGTTCCTGGCGACGCCCGACAGCTACTACGAGGACCCCGAGCTGCGCCAGCGGATCGGCGAGGTGCGGGTGCCGATCGAGGAGCTGCAGCGCCGCGGCATCCTGGTCGACCGCGACGAGGACGGCTACCTGCTGCAGATCTTCACCAAGCCGGTCGGCGACCGTCCCACGGTGTTCTTCGAGCTGATCGAGCGCCACGGCTCGCTCGGCTTCGGCAAGGGCAACTTCAAGGCCCTCTTCGAGGCCATCGAGCGCGAGCAGGAGAAGCGCGGCAACTTCTGAGGCGGGTCGACGGCCGGGCCTTTGTAGGGTCCTCGGCGTGAGCGAGACGAGCGCCGGACCGAGCGAGATCCCCTGGTGGCACGCGGGGGTGATCTACCAGGTCTACCCCCGCAGCTTCGCCGACAGCGACGGCGACGGCATCGGCGACCTGGGCGGGGTGATCGCGAAGCTCGACCACCTGGAGCGGCTGGGCGTGGACGCGGTCTGGCTGAGCCCGGTCTACGCCTCGCCCATGGTCGACAACGGCTACGACATCAGCGACTACCAGGACGTCGCGCCGGAGCTCGGCACGCTGGCGCAGCTGGACGACCTCCTCGCGCAGGCGCACGCGCGCGGCATCCGGATCGTGATGGACCTCGTGGTCAACCACACCAGCGACCAGCACCCGTGGTTCCTCGACGCCCGGTCGTCGACGCAGAGCCCCTACCGCGACTTCTACTGGTGGCGGCCGCCCCGCGAGGGCCACGTCGGCGGCGAGCCCGGGGCCGAGCCGACCAACTGGGGCTCGGTGTTCTCGGGCCCGGCGTGGGAGTGGGACGAGGCGACGGGGGAGTACTACCTGCACCTCTTCGCCCCCGAGCAGCCCGAGCTCAACTGGGAGCACCCGCCGCTGCGCGAGGCGGTCTACTCGATGATGCGCTGGTGGCTCGACCGCGGCGTCGACGGCTTCCGGATGGACGTCGTCAACATGATCTCCAAGCGGGTGGTGCCGGGCAGCCCGGGCCTCGAGGACACCCCGCTCGGGGAGGCACCCGAGGACACCTCCGGCGGCACCGACCACACGGCGTACGGCGACCCGGCACCGCACGTCTTCAACGGCCCGCGCATCCACGAGCTCCTCGCCGAGATGCACCGCGAGGTCTTCGACGGGCGGCCGGCGGGGCTGGTGACCGTCGGTGAGATGCCGGTGACGACCGTCGAGCACGCCCGGCTCTACACCGACCCCGCCCGGCGCGAGGTCGACATGATCTTCACCTTCGAGCACGTCGACCTCGACTCCGGCCCCGGCGGGAAGTGGGACGTGGTGCCGCTGCCGCTCAGCGCGCTCAAGCGCAGCCTCGGCGCCTGGCAGACCGGGCTCGCGGACGTGGGCTGGAACAGCCTCTACTGGAGCAACCACGACCAGCCGCGGCCGGTCAGCCGCTTCGGCGACGACTCCCCGGAGCACCGCGTCCGGTCGGCGACGGCCCTGGGCACGGTGCTGCAGCTGCACCGCGGGACGGCGTACGTCTTCCAGGGCGAGGAGCTGGGCATGACCAACGCGCCGTTCGCCTCCATCGAGGACTTCGACGACGTCGAGTCGCTCGGCCACCACCGCGAGGCGCTCGCGCGCGGGGAGGACCCCGAGGCGGTGCTGGCGGCGCTGCGCACCAAGAGCCGCGACAACGCGCGTACGCCGGTGCAGTGGACGGCCGGCCGGCACGCCGGGTTCACCACCGGCGAGCCGTGGCTGTTGGTCAACCCCAACCACGTCGAGATCAACGCCGAGAGCCAGTACGACGACGCCGACTCCGTCTACTCCTACTACCGTCGCCTGATCGCGCTGCGCCACGACGAGCCGGTGGTGGCCCGGGGCGACTTCACGATGCTGGTGCCCGAGCACGAGCAGCTCTACGCCTTCACCCGCGAGCACGACGGCGTGAGGTTGACCGTCGTGGCCAACCTCTCCAGCGACGGCCCGCTCGACCCGGTGGCCGAGGGCGTGCCCGTGCCCGACGGTGCCGAGGTCGTGCTCACCAACGAGCCGGACAGCGGGGCGAGCGACGTGCTCGGCCCGTGGGGCGTGCGCGTGCTGCGCAGCTGAGCAGTCGTGTGCCTGGCGACGCGCCACGGCGCGTCCTCGGGCACACGACTCAGGCGTCGGGGGAGGACCGCTGCTGGCGCAGCTCCTCGACGACCTGGCGCAGGCCCTCGTCGTTGACGCGGGTCAGCTCGGCGAGCACCTGGGCGAGGAGCTCGTTGGTGCGGACCAGCTGGTCCTGGAGGGCTCCGATGCCGGAGAGGGCGTTGAGCATGTCAGCTTCCTTCGGTGGGGGTGCGGGGGGCGGTCAGGTGGTGCTGCTCCTCGAGCGCTGCCTCGCGCTCGTCGCGGCGGCGTACGACCACGACGGTGGCGGCGAGCGCGGCGACGGGCCCCAGCAGCAGCGCCAGGAACATCACCCACTCGACGGCGTGCAGCGCTCCGAGGTGGAGGAGGGTCACGCGGCGACCCCGGTGCGGGTCGCGGCGCGGTGGTGCGAGGACGCGAGCCGGTGGTAGCGCGAGACGCCCCAGCCGAGCGCCAGCACCAGCACCGTGGAGCAGAGCAGCACGACCAGGCCGGCGACGGTCCACAGCCAGGCCGGGATGTCGTCGTCGAGCTCGCGCTGCAGGATCGACTTCTCGCCGGCGAAGGAGCGGGTGGCGTCGCGGGCGGCGACGACGTCCTCGCCCAGCGCCCGGTCCGAGGGCAGGAAGACCGGCAGCGCCGCGATGTCGCGTCCGTCCTGCAGCCGCACCATCGTCTTCCAGGTGCCGCCCACGGGCATCGGCTCGGTGGTCTCCCACACCGTGGGGGAGATCTCGCGCAGCGGCGCGACGTGGAGGCCCTGCGACCCGCCGCCCTGCCAGGCGGTGATCGTCAGCCACGCGGGCTCCTCGCCGACGACGGGGGGCCGGTCGAAGCGGACGGTCGCGTCGGTGGTGTCCGCCTCGCCGCGGGACTCGGTGGCGAGCTCGAGGCTGGCGGTGAGGTCGTCGGGCCGGGTGGTGCGCAGGCCGTCGACCACGCCGGCGGCGATGGCCAGTACGGCCGCCGCGAACAGCACCCGCACGAGCGCACGACGCGGCAGCGTGCCCTCCAGCCCCATCACCAGCAGCGCACCGAGCACCCCGCCGGCCACGCCGCCGACGACCGCCAGCAGCACGCCCTCGACGAGGACGTCGCTGGTCCACGGCAGCGGGAAGACCGCCTGCGTCCAGGCGTGCTCGCCCGCGAACCCGACGGTGCCGATCAGCAGCCCGGAGACCACGCCCAGCCGCAGCGGGCGGCGGGCCACCACGAGGGCGGCGGCCTCGACGCACAGCGCCTCGACGACGTAGAGCGGGATCGCCGACCAGAGCTCGCCGATCACCCAGGGGCCGACGACCACGCTGACGCCGCCGCGCACCAGCACGTAGAAGCCGACCGCGGCGAGCGCACCGCCGCGACCCAGCCAGAGCCGGGCGGTCACCAGCGACAGGCCGGCGGCGACCGCGATCAGCAGCGGGTGCAGCACCAGCCGGAACTGCGGGACGCCGAAGTCCCACTCGGCCTGGAAGACCGAGAGCCCGATGAGCATGCCGCCGGTGACGCCGACCCGCATCAGGTAGTGGCGGCGTCGCGTCGAGGCGTCCGGCGCGACCGAGCGGTCGGTGCCCTCCTCGAGCAGCACCGCCATGGCGACCAGCGAGAGCCCGGCGCCGCCGATGAGCATCAGGTGGGTCGGGCCCCAGAGCGTGACGTCCTGGCCGAAGAGCCGGTGCCAGACGTCGTCGAGCGGGAACCCGAGCAGGGCGTAGGCCCCGGCGCCGGTGAGCAGCACGCCGCCGACCGGCATCCGCCAGCGCCGCGAGACGCGCAGCGCGGCGGGTCCGGCCTGCTCGGCGGTGGGCAGGGTGCAGGCGATCGCGCCGGAGGCGCTGAGGCCGAACAGGCCCAGCAGGATCGGGTAGTGCGCCGGGTTGGCCAGCGGCCCCTCGTCGCGCCCGACCCCGATGTGCAGGGCGATGTCCCAGTACATCCCCAGCAGGGCCGTGATCAGCGAGACCATCGCCAGCATCAGCGGCAGGGTCGCCCAGCCGGCGACGCCGCGGAACGCGGGCAGGCGCTCGAACCACGCCACGAGTCGCGCGAAGAACCGGTTGCGGCCGGTGCGGTGACCGACCAGCGCCCAGCCCAGGAGGGCGCTCAGGACCACGACGACGCCGGTGGCGAGCACCACCTGGTCGAGCGGGGCGGCGCCGGCGGGGCGCGTCTCGCCGGCAGCGAGGGGGAGGGCCGTGCTCAACCATGACATATTTCGATGTAACACCAACGGATGGCACATGCGCAAGGGCTAGGCTGCGCGCCGTGGGTGACACGGAGGACGACGGCGGGCCGAGGGAGAGCGACGACGGCTTCGTCATCGAGGAGCTCTCGCGCCGCACCGGGCTCACGGTCCGCTCGCTGCGCAGCTACCAGACCCAGAAGCTGCTCCCGCCGCCCGCGGTGCGCGGTCGCACCGGCTACTACGGCGAGCAGCACGTCGCCCGGATCGAGCTGATCAAGGACCTGCAGAGCCAGGGCCTCAAGCT harbors:
- a CDS encoding Lrp/AsnC family transcriptional regulator; amino-acid sequence: MAHPLDALDLALLEALRDHPRAGDLELSRLLSVARATVQSRLARLTEAGVVRGWSPQVSLEAAGFGVAAYVSLEIAQGALDSVREELLAIPGVVEAFVTTGTSDVLCRVAAASHAGLQDVLLDLNRSGSVVRSTSVMVLSTLIEPRVLPLLATTAAERSPRAPAYRSPT
- a CDS encoding alpha-glucosidase, which produces MSETSAGPSEIPWWHAGVIYQVYPRSFADSDGDGIGDLGGVIAKLDHLERLGVDAVWLSPVYASPMVDNGYDISDYQDVAPELGTLAQLDDLLAQAHARGIRIVMDLVVNHTSDQHPWFLDARSSTQSPYRDFYWWRPPREGHVGGEPGAEPTNWGSVFSGPAWEWDEATGEYYLHLFAPEQPELNWEHPPLREAVYSMMRWWLDRGVDGFRMDVVNMISKRVVPGSPGLEDTPLGEAPEDTSGGTDHTAYGDPAPHVFNGPRIHELLAEMHREVFDGRPAGLVTVGEMPVTTVEHARLYTDPARREVDMIFTFEHVDLDSGPGGKWDVVPLPLSALKRSLGAWQTGLADVGWNSLYWSNHDQPRPVSRFGDDSPEHRVRSATALGTVLQLHRGTAYVFQGEELGMTNAPFASIEDFDDVESLGHHREALARGEDPEAVLAALRTKSRDNARTPVQWTAGRHAGFTTGEPWLLVNPNHVEINAESQYDDADSVYSYYRRLIALRHDEPVVARGDFTMLVPEHEQLYAFTREHDGVRLTVVANLSSDGPLDPVAEGVPVPDGAEVVLTNEPDSGASDVLGPWGVRVLRS
- the hppD gene encoding 4-hydroxyphenylpyruvate dioxygenase, coding for MTLEQTLTDAERLADLDLGTLQQLVGLVEHDAAADPFPVVGWDAVVWAVGNATQTAHFFTSAFGMRLVAYSGPETGNRDHHSFVLESGAVRFVVNGGVAPGSAVIAHHARHGDGVTDIALEVVDVDRCVAHARAQGAVVLEEPHDLTDEHGTVRRAAVATYGETRHTLVDRSGYTGPYLPGYVERTSSYARRDGAPKRLFQALDHVVGNVELGQMDQWVDFYRRVMGFTNMAEFIGDDIATDYSALMSKVVANGNHRVKFPLNEPAVAARKSQIDEYLEFYGGPGAQHLALATNDILRTVDALRTEGIEFLATPDSYYEDPELRQRIGEVRVPIEELQRRGILVDRDEDGYLLQIFTKPVGDRPTVFFELIERHGSLGFGKGNFKALFEAIEREQEKRGNF